From the Hyalangium ruber genome, the window GCTCGAGGGCTTCGTTGGGGGCCTCCTCCACGGTCGCCCGCGCCTTGGTCAGCAGGAGCTCATCGGTCTGGGCCCGCGCCTGCCGCCGGGCCTCATGGGCGGCGTCTCGCTCGGCGGAGACCCGACGGAAGCTCTCCACGCCCAGGGTGGCGAGCAGCAGCAGGGCCACCGCCGTAACCGACACCGCGGCCCGGTAGCGCCGCACGAAGCGGCGCACCAGCTCCATCCGCGAATACGCGTACGCCCCGACGATCTGTCCCGTCTGGAAGCGCCGCAAGTCCTCCGCCATCTCGCGCGCGGTGGGGTAGCGCTCGGCGGGCTGGCGCGCCATCGCCTTGGTCACGATGGCCAGCAGGTCCCTCGGGATGAAGTCCTGGAGGCTGGCGAGCAGGGGCGGCGGGCCGCTCATCACCCGCGCCAGGACCTGATCCGAGGTCTCCCCCTCATAAGGACGGGAGCCCGCGAGCAGGTGATAGAGGATGGCGCCCAGGGAATAGACGTCGGCACGCTCGTCCACGGGCTGGCCCGCGGCCTGCTCCGGTGGCATGTACGCGGGAGTCCCCATCACCGTGCCGACACGGGTCAGGCCTCCATCCATGGAGTTGCCCCCGGCAGAGCGGGCATCCGGAGCGGCGGGGCTCTCCGTGCGGGAGAGATCCTTGGCCAGACCCCAGTCGATGACCACCGTCTCACCGAACCCTCCCACCAGGACGTTGGCGGGCTTGAGGTCGCGGTGGATGATCCGCTCGGAGTGGGCATAGGCCATGGCCTCGGCCACCGCCAACACATGAGGCAAGAGGGCCAGCCGCTCCTCCAGCGTCCGGGGCTCGGAGAGGACGTCCGCGAGCGAGCGTCCGGAGACGAGCTTCATCGAATAGAAGAGCTCGCCGTCGGGCCAGCGGCCCGCCTCGTACACCGGCATGATCGACGGGTGCTGCAGCCGAGCGGTGACGAGCGCCTCGGTCATGAAGCGGGACTCGGCCTCCGGAGAGGGCGAGAGCATCTGCTTGAGGGCCACGGGCCGGCCGAGCCTCAGGTCCCGGGCGCGGAGGATGCGGCCGATGCCGCCGTGCGCGAGCTCTCCCTCCACGAGGTAATACGCGGGGTCCACCATGGGCACCCGCTGGCCTGGAAGGGGATTCTCCGGGAGCACCCGAGGTGATGGCAGCGTGGCGGCATCCCCGATGCCGGAGACTTCCGGAAGCGAGGAGGGAGGCTTGGATGGGACCGACGCGTCGGTGGAGACACCCGCTTCGACGGGTCTGGCCTGACTCATGAATGCCCTCTGGGGATACGGGCGCGGAATCTAACAGGGCGACACGAACCACTCCCAGTCCCTGGAGTCCGCGGGGAAAGGGTTCCAACGCCGCGAGGCGAGCACCTCGGCCCTCCAGGCCGAGAGCCCTCCTTTCATGGGCCAGGCCCGCGTCACGGTGCTGCGACGGCTCCCCTGGAAGTTGAGCAGCAGCATGCGGTTGACCCGGTTGACGACGCTGGGCGGTGCCCCGTCGCGCAGATGGAACTCCGCGGCCTGAAGAACCCCTTGCTGCCCCTCGGGGCTCGAGGGCAGTACCTCCTCATGGACGGGCCAGAGCCCCAGCAGCGGAGGAACCACGTTCTCGAGCAGAGCGGCGTGGACCCGGTCGTGGCCGTCGAGCAGCAGCCACTTGCCGAGGAGATCCACGTAGAGCAGCAACGCGGGAGGCAACGTCCCGTCACGCGCGCGCTTGCGCCAGCTCTTCACCCGGCCGTCCTCTTCGGACGAAGGCGCGCGCAGGGGCACGACGGCCCCCTGGAACATTCCCTCTTCCGAGGGAGGCCCGTACGCCGTCCAGTCCTCCACCCAGAAGCGCTCGAAGCGCAGGATCCCTTCGAGGGAGTGCGGCGAGGAGGGAGGCTGGCCAAACCGCCACTCCATCGTACTGATGGGGTAGCGATCCGCCTCAGGGGCGCGAATGGCGCGCACCGGGCGCAAGCACCAGCGCCCCGCGTGGAGCATCGGATGTTCGGGCTGGGCCAGGGCGCGCCCCATGCGCCACATCCACGCCTCCCACCAGAGCGAGGAGTCTGGAGCATGCGTCACCTCGCGCACCTCAGACGCCGACAGCGGAGGGAGCCCCGAGGGAACTCCCGGCGCTCCCCGAAGGAAGCCGCACCGGTCCCACCAGCCGTCGATTCGCAGCCAAAGCAACGGCTGGCCTCCACTGCTCAGACGTAGCCGGTAGCCCGGCACGGCATCGAAGTGCAAAGCGGGACGTTGGGCCCAGGGGCCCTCCTGGGGAACGTCCAGCAGCAGCCCTGGACCCGCCAGGGGCAATCCCCATTCGCGCGTGTCATCGGGAGTGAAGGCCACGCTGCGGTGCATCCCCGCTCCTCCGTGAGTCGCTGCCGGTCAGGCGCTTCATCCATAGCAAATTCCCGCCTTCCGCAGCTCAGCGGCTACTCTATGAAGAGGCCCCTCTCTGCCACCGCCGTCTACCCGTGGAGTCTCCCGTGAAGGTCTACCTCGATGACGAACGTGCGACCCCCGATGGTTGGGTGGCAGCACGATGGCCAGAGGACGCCATCGCTCTGCTGGAGACCGGCCAAGTCACGGCGATCAGCCTCGACCACGATCTCGGAGATGACCTCCACGGGACTGGATATGACGTCCTGTGCTGGATCGAAGCCGCCGTGGCGACGCGCGGTTTCATCCCTCCGCGCATCTCCATTCATTCGGCAAACCCTTCGGCCAGGCAGAAGATGCAGTTGGCCGTCGAGCGGATCGACCGCTTCCTGAAGCCCTGACCGGCAACAACCCTCGTCGCGCTGTTGCCGACCCTTTCAACGGCCCCCCGGGCTCATGCCCCCTTGTCGAGCAACTCCAGGTTGTGTCGGCACTCCGAGTTGTTGGGTTCCGCGCGGAGGCAGGCGCGGAAGTCGTCCTTCGCTTCCTCCAGCCGGCCAGCTCTCGCGTAGGCCACGCCCCGGTGGAAGCGGTAGAGCGGGTGGTCCGGCACCAGGAGCACTGCGGCATCCAGTTGCGTGATGGCCTCCTCGAGGTCTCCGGCCTCCAGCCTCAGGACACCCAGCAGGTCCCGCGCATCCGCCAGGGATGGGTTCGAGGCGAGCAGTTGCCGCAGCTGCTTCTCCGACTCGTCGGGCCGATCCGTGAGCTTCAGCAGCCGCGCGAGGTTCCAGCGCGCCTCGGCGTAGTCCGGGTTCACCTCCAGCGCGCGGCGAAAGTATTTCTCGGCGGAGGCGTAGCTTTTCTCCTCCAGATCCAACATGCCGAGGTTGTTGTAGGCCTGCGCGAACTCCGGGTTGTGGCGCAGCGCTTGGATGAAGAACTCCCGCGCCCGTGCCTTGTCGTCCTGGCAATACAAGGAGATGAGTCCCTTGTTGGCCAGCGCCTCTGGATAGTCCGGGGAGAACTCGAGCGCGTGATCACAATAGGCCTCCGCGGTCTTGCAGTCCCGTGCGTTGAGGGACTCCACGCAGGCGTTGTTGTGACCGACGGCATTCGGGTGTGGGAGCTTCCGGCTCAGACAGCCGGCGAGAAGGAGCACTGGGAGCACGGCCAGAGAACGCATCCTTCCACTGTAGACTGCTCCCTGACGCATTGACGATGCCAGCGCCTCGGACCCAGGCTGGAGCGCACCCAGGAGGAACGGATGAGACGGAAGGACGCGCTGCTCTTCACCGGGATGATGCTGCTCACCCAGCAGGCCTCGGGAGCGGAAGGGTTCCGCGCCATCCTGGCCTCCGAGGCAGCGCCGGGACACACCCGCTACGAGACGGTGCAGGTCGATACGAGCGGCAAGGTCCAGCGCCGGGCGGGGATCGTCC encodes:
- a CDS encoding cyclic-phosphate processing receiver domain-containing protein, with translation MKVYLDDERATPDGWVAARWPEDAIALLETGQVTAISLDHDLGDDLHGTGYDVLCWIEAAVATRGFIPPRISIHSANPSARQKMQLAVERIDRFLKP
- a CDS encoding tetratricopeptide repeat protein, with product MRSLAVLPVLLLAGCLSRKLPHPNAVGHNNACVESLNARDCKTAEAYCDHALEFSPDYPEALANKGLISLYCQDDKARAREFFIQALRHNPEFAQAYNNLGMLDLEEKSYASAEKYFRRALEVNPDYAEARWNLARLLKLTDRPDESEKQLRQLLASNPSLADARDLLGVLRLEAGDLEEAITQLDAAVLLVPDHPLYRFHRGVAYARAGRLEEAKDDFRACLRAEPNNSECRHNLELLDKGA